The Bacteroidales bacterium WCE2004 nucleotide sequence GCGAATATCTCGCCTGCCGTCAGATCGACATCCCGGTTGTCCAGGTTGATGCGGCGTCCTTCCTTCATGCCCGCATAGGGCTTGGAGGTCCAGTTGCCGTAGACATCCATCACGTTGGTGGCGATTCCCTCCCGGTTCTTCTCGAAGGAGTTGATCAGGCCGTTGCCCGCACCCAGCAGGAAGATGACGATGAAGATGCCCCACGACACCGCGAAGCCCGTGAGACAGGTCCGGAGCTTGTTGCGGCGGAGGCTCGCCCATATCTCTGAAAAGATGTCTCTCATTTCATGATGCTGTTGACGCCGAACATCGAGGCGCGATGCTCGCGGTTGTCTTCGATCTCGCCGATGATGCCGTCCTTGATGTGGACGATCTTGTCGGTGCAGTTGGCAACGCCGCTCTCATGCGTGACCACGATGATGGTCACGCCCTCTTCGCGGTTGAGCTTGGAGAGCAGCTGCATCACTTCCTCGGAAGTCTTGGAATCGAGCGCGCCCGTAGGCTCGTCCGCCAGGAGGATCTTGGGATTGGTGATCAGGGCGCGGGCGATGGCCACGCGCTGCTTCTGTCCGCCGGACATCTCGTTGGGATAGTGCTTCGCCCAGGCGGTGAGGCCGAGCTTGTCGAGATACTGCATCGCCAGTTCGTGGCGCTTGTGGCGGCTCACACCCTGGTAGAAGAGCGGAAGTTCGACGTTCTCCACCGCGGTCTTGAATCCGATCAGGTTGAAGGACTGGAAGATGAAGCCGATCATCCGGTTGCGGT carries:
- a CDS encoding putative ABC transport system ATP-binding protein; the protein is MLIELKDVNKTYNNGQPLHVLKGIDLSIDRGEFVSIMGASGSGKSTLLNILGILDNYDTGEYYIDGKLIKGLTESQAADYRNRMIGFIFQSFNLIGFKTAVENVELPLFYQGVSRHKRHELAMQYLDKLGLTAWAKHYPNEMSGGQKQRVAIARALITNPKILLADEPTGALDSKTSEEVMQLLSKLNREEGVTIIVVTHESGVANCTDKIVHIKDGIIGEIEDNREHRASMFGVNSIMK